The Branchiostoma floridae strain S238N-H82 chromosome 17, Bfl_VNyyK, whole genome shotgun sequence genome has a window encoding:
- the LOC118404836 gene encoding PR domain zinc finger protein 14-like, with protein sequence MALELTTKSRSTQEGRVNGGIRETEVKSSSSSPEMVSTTNHANSNMAASLKSALARPILSTSNQTPIRGYPMNAGPRLYGIHKSLASMGLFNGMKGETKPHDMRAAKDAMMAPIPVPLPAHIPLETRMLMEARMRRDLGLTSPIPMTPRGPTPSISLQFSQEEVDAVLYGYVRNQINEVLPGHAISGIRFAETEAEHRETTLGGIQRGKDKSLANRAMLDLPEGLGFFQTRFTSTKHFGVYCKQAAIPKGTRFGPFVGKIINISEIKTDDDNSHMWEIFQDGKLSHMIDGRGPTGNWMAYVNCARYAQEQNLIAIQCEGQIYYEACKEIPQGAELLVWYGDCYLQFMGIPVALKEMADSGAGAVAENGEAKEGYTCDRCGKVFAYKYYRDKHLKYTRCVDQGDRKFPCHLCTRSFEKRDRLRIHILHVHEKHRPHKCSVCGKCFSQSSSLNKHMRVHSGERPYKCVYCSKAFTASSILRTHIRQHSGEKPFKCKHCGKAFASHAAHDSHVRRTHTREKPCACSVCGKFFAQPYELKFHMNTHTGEKPYTCEKCGKGFFSPSSRDRHCLRLDCSIEGDDDDMDMSANQMATNGGASSLVAIQKQELDIEV encoded by the exons ATGGCGCTAGAGTTGACTACGAAGTCTCGATCCACACAAGAAGGCCGAGTCAACGGAGGAATCCGTGAAACCGAAGTGAAGTCGTCTTCTTCCTCGCCCGAGATGGTCTCCACAACCAACCACGCCAACTCCAACATGGCCGCCTCTTTGAAGAGCGCTCTAGCGAGACCAATCTTATCAACGAGTAACCAAACTCCAATTAGAGGGTACCCGATGAACGCAGGGCCGCGGCTGTACGGCATTCACAAGTCTCTAGCTTCCATGGGGCTCTTTAACGGGATGAAAGGGGAAACCAAACCGCACGACATGCGAGCCGCCAAGGACGCCATGATGGCGCCCATTCCGGTTCCCCTCCCTGCTCACATCCCGCTGGAGACCCGGATGTTGATGGAGGCCCGGATGAGAAGAGACCTGGGGCTGACGTCACCGATTCCCATGACCCCCCGCGGCCCAACGCCCAGCATCTCCCTCCAGTTTTCACAG GAGGAGGTCGATGCCGTCCTTTATGGATATGTCCGAAACCAGATCAACGAAGTACTTCCGGGTCATGCCATCTCGGGCATCCGGTTTGCCGAAACTGAGGCCGAGCATAGAG AAACAACGTTGGGAGGGATACAAAGAGGCAAAGACAAGAGCCTTGCCAACCGCGCAATGCTGGATTTGCCCGAAG GGCTTGGATTTTTCCAGACGCGATTCACGTCAACAAAACACTTCGGCGTGTACTGCAAACAGGCGGCCATCCCGAAAGGCACTCGCTTCGGTCCCTTCGTGGGtaaaatcatcaacatcagtGAGATCAAGACTGACGACGACAACAGCCATATGTGGGAG ATCTTCCAAGATGGCAAGCTAAGTCACATGATCGACGGGCGGGGGCCGACGGGAAATTGGATGGCGTACGTCAACTGTGCCCGGTACGCGCAGGAGCAGAACCTGATCGCCATTCAGTGCGAGGGGCAGATCTACTACGAAGCCTGCAAAGAAATTCCACAG GGTGCTGAGCTCCTGGTGTGGTACGGGGACTGCTACCTGCAGTTCATGGGGATTCCGGTAGCGCTGAAAGAGATGGCGGACAGCGGTGCTGGGGCGGTGGCGGAAAACGGCGAAG CCAAAGAAGGCTACACGTGTGACAGATGTGGCAAGGTGTTTGCCTACAAGTACTACAGAGACAAGCACCTCAAATACACTAG atGTGTCGATCAAGGCGACCGCAAGTTTCCGTGCCACCTCTGCACTCGCTCGTTCGAGAAGCGCGACCGCCTGAGGATCCACATTCTCCACGTGCACGAGAAGCACCGCCCGCACAAGTGCTCCGTCTGCGGGAAGTGCTTCTCACAGTCATCcag cTTGAACAAGCACATGCGAGTCCACAGTGGAGAAAGACCATACAAGTGTGTGTACTGCAGCAAGGCCTTCACCGCGTCCAGTATCTTACG GACGCATATCCGCCAGCACAGCGGAGAGAAGCCGTTCAAGTGCAAGCACTGCGGGAAGGCCTTCGCGTCCCACGCCGCGCACGACAGCCACGTGCGGCGGACACACACCCGCGAGAAGCCGTGCGCCTGCAGCGTCTGCGGCAAGTTCTTCGCACAGCCCTACGAGCTCAAGTTCCACATGAACACACATACCG GTGAGAAGCCATACACCTGTGAAAAGTGTGGGAAAGGCTTCTTCAGCCCCTCATCACGTGACCGCCACTGCCTCCGATTGGACTGCTCCATCGAGGGTGATGATGACGACATGGACATGTCCGCCAATCAGATGGCCACAAATGGCGGTGCCTCGTCTCTTGTCGCCATTCAGAAACAGGAGTTGGACATAGAAGTTTGA